One Phoenix dactylifera cultivar Barhee BC4 chromosome 8, palm_55x_up_171113_PBpolish2nd_filt_p, whole genome shotgun sequence genomic window carries:
- the LOC103711283 gene encoding transcription factor MYB93-like produces MGRSPCCDEVGLKKGPWTAEEDQKLVQCIQKHGHGSWRALPKLAGLNRCGKSCRLRWTNYLRPDIKRGKFSSEEEQTILHLHSILGNKWSAIAAHLPGRTDNEIKNFWNTHLKKKLIRAGIDPVTHRPRTDLFATLPQLMALASLGVPPMDYRSLDDQLRAEAVQLANLQRYLLQSSAAINTSTGDNDLGGITSEMDPTNLPNLQPLTTMILSTDLSRSPFAVVDARTQLHHLSEISCSLEQSPGNDATSIYFSQGESKGLAAPMVSPPPSALPPLADASMGSGDACSSSIYGGSVAANSFWPEVLFDEPLLAEFA; encoded by the exons ATGGGAAGATCTCCCTGCTGCGACGAGGTTGGCCTCAAGAAGGGCCCCTGGACTGCTGAAGAAGACCAGAAGCTCGTGCAATGCATCCAAAAGCATGGTCATGGCAGCTGGAGAGCCCTGCCAAAACTTGCtg GACTCAACAGATGTGGCAAGAGCTGCAGGCTTAGATGGACAAACTACCTGAGGCCAGACATCAAGAGAGGGAAGTTCTCCTCTGAGGAAGAACAAACCATTCTCCATCTTCACTCCATCCTCGGCAACAA GTGGTCGGCAATCGCAGCACACCTCCCAGGCCGTACCGACAACGAGATAAAGAACTTTTGGAACACCCATCTAAAGAAGAAGTTGATCCGTGCCGGCATCGACCCGGTGACCCATCGCCCAAGGACCGACCTTTTCGCCACCCTGCCCCAACTTATGGCCCTCGCTAGCCTCGGAGTTCCTCCCATGGACTACCGCTCGTTGGATGACCAGTTACGCGCAGAAGCAGTTCAGTTGGCCAACCTCCAGCGCTACCTCCTTCAGTCCTCGGCTGCAATTAATACTAGTACTGGTGACAACGATCTTGGCGGCATCACTAGTGAAATGGATCCCACAAACTTACCGAACCTGCAACCTCTTACTACGATGATATTGTCTACAGATCTTTCTCGTAGCCCTTTTGCAGTGGTTGATGCTCGAACTCAACTTCACCACTTGTCTGAGATTTCATGCAGTTTGGAGCAGTCTCCGGGCAATGATGCCACATCTATTTATTTTAGCCAGGGAGAGAGCAAAGGCCTTGCAGCACCGATGGTGTCTCCTCCTCCTTCAGCTCTTCCTCCTCTAGCTGATGCCTCGATGGGCAGCGGAGATGCTTGTAGCTCTTCGATCTATGGCGGGAGTGTCGCTGCTAATTCATTCTGGCCTGAGGTCTTATTCGATGAGCCTCTTTTGGCCGAGTTtgcttga